From the genome of Scytonema hofmannii PCC 7110, one region includes:
- a CDS encoding response regulator, producing MKILVVEDDQLVALALAAVLTHQNYVVEVASDGQAAWDLIETFDYDLILLDVILPKIDGIDLCRQIRSKGLRMPILLLTGCGSSHEKAIGLDAGADDYLVKPFDKEELVARIRALLRRGSVASQPVLASGHLRLDPISCEVTYGEEQLSLTPKEYGLLELFMRNNRRVFSCGMILEHLWSYEDTPGEEAVRTHIKGLRQKLKSVGAPGDLIETVYGIGYRLRQQAEVKQGEDEEHYRKGEDSLLPSFSKEQATQQRAFVGVAAIWNRFKGRVDEQVAVLEHAAATSSQKTLNQKLRKEAQKEAHTLAGSLGTFGFSLGSQIARKIEHLLKANKALTVAETSEFSSLVKQLRQEIEQNHHETLASSSQSQIDEHPLLLAIARNADQQTKQQATLAEQIEQEASRYELRVKIATSMETARNLLDREHPNVVLIDLDVFPNHEDSFSLLAELSQRKPPVPAIVFTEKSDFSNRLQVARSGGYFFLQKPMAIAQILEAVKQVLQDASHVEAHILAVDDDPKIGAVLQNLLSPWGIKVTYLEDPQRFWKTLEKVKPDLLILDVEIPEINGIEICKVVRNDPHWSELPILFLTVHNDANIVNQVFSVGADDFVSKPIVGPELVTRIINRLEKRKLRQRIAETQATKAAVIKDGAFQKSLQTRVQQQATVAKLGQSALSGTDLSSLMKEAVALVVENLEVEYCKILELLPEENAMVLRAGVGWNQELVGKAIISPENSGAGYTLLVQQPVIVEDLRTETRFNSSFLLQEHGIISGLSVPIPKRNSFYGVIAAYACKTQTFTQDDIHFVQSVANVLSAAIERQNTEEVLRKAKDELELRVAERTAELIRANEQLQSELNERHRTQEELRNSQARFAGIVSIADDAIICIDGNQCMTLFNLSAEKIFGYSAEEALGQPLDILLPMRYTNVHSQYVSDFGRSAKVSRRMGERREIYGRRKDGSEFPAEASISKLMLKDETIYTVYLQDVSDRKQVEKMKDEFVSVVSHELRTPLTSIHGSLGMLASNLIKPESEQGKRLLQIAVESTERLVRLINDVLDIERIESGKVKMEKQTCNVSELIKEAVNVIQPLADKAEVTLSVSSINLNVWADLDRIVQTITNLLSNAIKFSTPGSTVWVGAEMRNGHGTIGNGEILSPSSPQVLFTVKDTGRGIPSDKLDSIFERFQQVDSSDSRNHEGTGLGLAICRSIVQQHGGHIWVESTLSEGASFYFTLPLSSSSPVSVSLSPHLPLVLVCDDEPETRTQIQNLLENRRYRVITVGSGEEAITSASTERPDVILLDLLMPGMNGWEVIAALKEQPETQNIPIVICSVCTPTKKSKSSTDFVDWVSKPLEEKSLFESLKQALMKTSRRVCVLLVEDDSNLAEVLITLLEQHNIDAFLAKTGREAIRLSQEINPDLLILDLVLPEGDGFTVVEWLKQHRHLYKIPLMVYSAKELDDSEKQRLNLGHTEILKKGQVTALEFEQRVMDLLQRMTNYEL from the coding sequence ATGAAAATTTTAGTAGTAGAGGATGACCAGCTTGTTGCCCTGGCTCTAGCTGCCGTTCTAACTCATCAGAACTATGTGGTTGAGGTTGCTTCTGATGGACAGGCAGCTTGGGATTTGATTGAGACTTTTGATTATGATTTGATACTTCTAGACGTTATTTTACCCAAAATAGATGGTATCGACCTTTGCCGTCAAATACGGTCTAAAGGTTTGCGAATGCCTATTTTATTGTTAACTGGATGCGGTAGCAGTCATGAGAAAGCTATTGGGTTAGATGCAGGTGCAGATGATTACCTTGTCAAACCCTTTGATAAAGAAGAATTAGTTGCTAGGATACGAGCGCTTTTGCGTCGAGGTAGTGTAGCATCACAGCCCGTGTTAGCAAGCGGTCATTTGCGTCTAGACCCTATAAGCTGTGAAGTCACCTATGGGGAAGAACAACTTTCATTAACTCCTAAGGAGTATGGACTGCTAGAGCTTTTTATGCGTAACAACCGTCGCGTATTTAGCTGTGGCATGATTTTGGAACATCTCTGGTCTTATGAAGATACGCCAGGTGAAGAAGCTGTTCGCACCCATATTAAAGGTTTGCGACAAAAACTAAAGAGTGTAGGCGCACCGGGGGATTTGATAGAAACAGTTTATGGTATTGGCTACCGTCTCAGACAGCAGGCGGAAGTAAAACAAGGGGAAGATGAGGAGCACTACCGCAAGGGAGAAGATTCTCTATTGCCCTCTTTTTCTAAAGAGCAAGCGACTCAACAGCGTGCTTTTGTGGGAGTTGCTGCTATCTGGAATCGATTTAAAGGACGGGTTGATGAACAAGTCGCTGTGCTAGAGCATGCTGCAGCTACTTCCTCTCAGAAAACTTTGAATCAAAAACTACGGAAAGAAGCCCAAAAAGAAGCTCATACACTTGCTGGTTCCTTGGGGACTTTTGGCTTTTCTTTGGGTTCCCAAATCGCCAGAAAAATTGAGCATCTTCTGAAAGCAAATAAAGCCTTGACTGTGGCTGAAACATCTGAATTTTCCAGTTTAGTTAAGCAATTGCGTCAGGAAATAGAGCAAAATCATCATGAGACGTTGGCTTCATCATCACAATCTCAAATAGATGAACATCCTTTGCTGCTTGCGATCGCTCGCAATGCTGACCAACAAACAAAACAGCAGGCGACATTAGCTGAACAAATCGAACAAGAAGCTAGTCGTTACGAATTGAGAGTAAAAATTGCTACTAGTATGGAGACAGCAAGAAATTTGCTGGATCGGGAACATCCCAATGTTGTGCTGATTGACCTTGATGTCTTTCCAAATCATGAAGATAGCTTTAGTTTATTAGCAGAATTAAGCCAACGCAAACCGCCAGTACCAGCCATAGTTTTCACGGAAAAAAGTGATTTTTCTAATCGATTGCAAGTGGCTCGTAGTGGAGGATACTTCTTTTTACAGAAGCCCATGGCGATCGCACAAATTTTAGAAGCGGTCAAACAAGTTTTGCAAGATGCTTCCCATGTAGAGGCACATATTTTAGCTGTTGATGACGATCCCAAGATAGGAGCAGTGTTGCAAAACTTGCTCAGTCCCTGGGGAATTAAAGTCACTTACTTAGAAGACCCGCAGCGCTTTTGGAAAACTTTAGAAAAGGTCAAACCAGATTTACTCATACTAGATGTAGAAATTCCAGAAATAAATGGGATTGAAATTTGCAAAGTAGTACGTAACGATCCGCACTGGAGTGAGTTACCAATATTGTTCCTAACAGTTCACAATGATGCCAATATTGTGAATCAAGTCTTTTCTGTAGGTGCAGATGATTTCGTTAGCAAGCCGATTGTTGGACCAGAGCTTGTGACTAGGATTATCAACCGCTTGGAAAAAAGAAAATTGCGACAAAGGATTGCCGAAACTCAAGCTACCAAAGCTGCAGTTATCAAGGATGGCGCGTTTCAAAAGAGCTTGCAAACTCGCGTTCAACAACAAGCAACAGTTGCTAAGTTAGGTCAATCGGCTCTTTCTGGTACAGACCTTTCTAGCTTAATGAAAGAAGCAGTTGCTTTAGTTGTGGAAAATTTGGAAGTTGAATACTGTAAAATATTAGAACTCCTTCCAGAAGAAAATGCAATGGTTTTGCGTGCGGGAGTTGGTTGGAATCAAGAGCTTGTAGGAAAGGCAATTATCAGCCCAGAAAATTCTGGCGCTGGTTATACCCTGCTCGTTCAACAACCAGTCATTGTTGAGGATTTGCGAACAGAAACTCGTTTTAACAGTTCTTTTCTATTGCAAGAGCATGGAATCATTAGTGGTTTGAGCGTGCCAATACCCAAACGCAATAGTTTTTATGGTGTTATAGCGGCATATGCTTGCAAAACACAAACTTTTACTCAAGATGACATTCATTTTGTTCAATCTGTAGCTAATGTTTTGTCTGCAGCAATTGAAAGACAAAATACAGAAGAGGTTTTACGCAAAGCTAAGGATGAATTGGAATTGAGAGTAGCAGAACGCACGGCTGAACTGATTCGAGCCAACGAACAACTCCAATCAGAACTCAATGAACGTCACCGGACGCAGGAAGAACTGCGAAACTCTCAAGCTCGATTTGCTGGCATTGTGTCTATTGCAGATGATGCCATTATTTGTATTGATGGCAATCAATGCATGACTTTATTTAACCTGAGCGCTGAGAAAATTTTTGGTTATTCTGCTGAGGAAGCCTTGGGGCAGCCCTTAGATATACTGTTGCCAATGCGGTATACTAATGTACACTCTCAGTATGTTTCTGATTTTGGCAGGTCGGCGAAAGTATCGCGCAGAATGGGCGAACGGCGAGAAATTTATGGTCGTCGCAAAGATGGTTCGGAGTTTCCTGCTGAGGCTTCTATCTCTAAGTTAATGCTCAAAGATGAAACAATATACACAGTTTACTTGCAGGATGTCAGCGATCGCAAGCAAGTAGAAAAGATGAAAGATGAGTTTGTTTCTGTAGTCAGTCACGAACTCCGCACACCCCTAACTTCCATTCATGGCTCTTTAGGAATGTTAGCAAGCAATCTGATTAAGCCAGAATCAGAACAAGGAAAACGCTTGCTACAAATTGCCGTTGAAAGTACCGAACGCTTGGTAAGGTTAATCAATGATGTTCTAGATATTGAGCGCATTGAATCTGGCAAAGTCAAAATGGAAAAACAAACTTGTAACGTTTCTGAACTGATAAAAGAAGCAGTGAACGTTATACAGCCCCTCGCTGACAAAGCCGAAGTAACCCTATCCGTTTCCAGCATAAACCTGAATGTATGGGCAGATTTAGATCGGATTGTTCAAACCATAACTAATTTGCTCAGTAATGCCATTAAATTTTCTACTCCTGGTTCTACAGTTTGGGTAGGTGCGGAAATGAGGAATGGGCATGGGACAATAGGTAATGGAGAAATTTTATCCCCCTCATCTCCTCAGGTTTTATTTACGGTTAAAGATACAGGACGGGGTATTCCATCTGATAAACTTGACAGTATTTTTGAGCGCTTCCAGCAAGTTGATTCTTCAGATTCTCGCAATCATGAAGGAACTGGTTTGGGTTTGGCAATTTGCCGTAGCATAGTACAACAGCATGGCGGACATATTTGGGTGGAAAGCACCTTAAGTGAAGGAGCTTCTTTCTATTTTACTCTCCCTTTGTCTTCAAGTTCACCTGTCTCCGTGTCCTTATCTCCCCATCTTCCTTTGGTGCTTGTATGCGATGATGAGCCGGAAACTCGCACCCAAATCCAGAATCTTTTAGAAAATCGCCGTTATCGTGTCATTACTGTAGGCTCTGGAGAAGAGGCGATCACATCTGCGTCTACAGAACGGCCTGATGTCATTTTACTAGATCTGCTTATGCCTGGGATGAATGGTTGGGAGGTGATAGCAGCATTAAAGGAACAACCCGAGACTCAGAACATTCCCATCGTAATTTGCAGTGTCTGCACGCCTACAAAGAAAAGCAAATCAAGCACGGATTTTGTTGATTGGGTGAGCAAACCATTAGAGGAAAAATCGCTTTTTGAATCTCTCAAGCAAGCACTGATGAAGACTTCCAGACGAGTATGCGTTTTGCTTGTTGAGGATGACAGCAATTTGGCAGAAGTGCTTATTACTTTGTTAGAGCAGCATAATATTGACGCCTTCCTGGCAAAAACTGGGAGAGAAGCAATTCGTCTGAGCCAAGAAATTAATCCCGATCTGCTGATTCTCGATCTCGTTCTGCCTGAGGGTGATGGTTTTACTGTTGTAGAGTGGTTGAAACAGCACAGACATCTCTATAAAATTCCTTTAATGGTATATTCTGCAAAAGAACTGGATGATTCTGAAAAACAACGTCTCAATTTAGGGCATACGGAAATTCTGAAAAAAGGGCAGGTGACAGCACTAGAGTTTGAGCAAAGGGTGATGGATTTACTTCAGCGCATGACGAATTATGAATTATAA
- a CDS encoding tetratricopeptide repeat protein yields MLKDAQGLEVTTDSQETIAAINRFIEQALGYGKDAEAFVLEGIAADPTCAMIHAYAAAHYLSQENAAATQQAISHLLLAQKYVAKLTNREQLYIQAIAAWGSGAIDKAIALHEEITQEFPRDLISVQQGQYHYFYLGDKERLLKIAQKVLSANRDNHYLYGMMAFGLEQCYRLAEAETFGRLATTINRYDPWAHHAIAHVMETQGRVNQGIAWMESHADTWENCNSMLYTHNWWHIALYYLERGDIEKVFSLYDTRVWGRAQKNSPKDQVGAIATLLRLELRGVDVGERWQELSVYLYPRIHEHALPFQDLHYLYALAKAGRREWLTQMLQSMEKYATTVNPYLRQNWFEIAIPAARGLVAHAIGHWSTAIAQLKPVLPQLYKLGGSHAQRVLFEQVYRNSLVRDEKFSASTLYSSNSTTAKR; encoded by the coding sequence ATGCTAAAAGACGCTCAAGGACTTGAAGTGACAACAGATTCTCAAGAAACGATCGCAGCTATCAACCGTTTCATCGAACAAGCCCTGGGTTATGGTAAGGATGCGGAAGCTTTTGTTTTAGAGGGAATTGCAGCAGATCCAACTTGTGCAATGATTCATGCATACGCTGCTGCTCATTACCTCTCTCAGGAAAACGCTGCAGCAACTCAGCAAGCGATCTCCCACTTACTCTTAGCACAAAAGTATGTAGCAAAATTGACAAATAGAGAACAGTTATACATACAAGCTATTGCCGCTTGGGGATCGGGAGCCATTGATAAAGCGATCGCATTACATGAAGAAATTACTCAAGAGTTTCCTCGCGATTTGATTTCCGTTCAACAGGGACAGTATCACTATTTCTATTTAGGAGACAAAGAGAGACTGCTCAAAATTGCTCAAAAAGTTTTGTCAGCAAATCGAGACAATCATTACCTGTACGGTATGATGGCGTTTGGTCTGGAGCAGTGCTATCGGCTTGCAGAAGCAGAAACCTTTGGTCGTCTAGCAACTACAATAAATCGTTACGATCCTTGGGCGCATCACGCCATAGCCCATGTGATGGAAACTCAAGGACGAGTGAATCAGGGTATCGCTTGGATGGAAAGCCACGCAGACACTTGGGAAAACTGCAACTCCATGCTTTATACTCATAATTGGTGGCATATAGCGCTTTATTACCTCGAAAGAGGCGACATAGAAAAAGTCTTTTCACTGTACGATACTCGCGTTTGGGGTCGCGCTCAGAAAAACTCTCCCAAAGATCAAGTCGGGGCGATCGCAACCCTGTTAAGGTTAGAGTTGCGCGGAGTAGACGTTGGAGAACGCTGGCAAGAGTTAAGTGTTTATCTTTACCCTCGCATTCACGAACACGCATTACCTTTTCAAGACTTGCATTATCTCTACGCACTAGCAAAAGCAGGGCGTAGGGAATGGTTAACCCAAATGTTGCAAAGTATGGAAAAATACGCTACAACTGTCAATCCATACTTACGTCAAAACTGGTTTGAGATTGCTATTCCGGCTGCTAGAGGTTTGGTTGCTCATGCCATTGGTCATTGGTCAACTGCGATCGCGCAACTAAAACCCGTTTTACCACAACTCTATAAACTTGGTGGTAGCCATGCTCAACGAGTGTTGTTTGAGCAAGTTTATAGAAATTCTCTTGTACGAGATGAAAAGTTTTCTGCGAGTACTTTATATTCCTCTAACTCCACAACCGCAAAACGCTGA
- a CDS encoding PhnD/SsuA/transferrin family substrate-binding protein, translated as MEDCHSQIAELNKLRAISYLAPNLFHFYNAVVAYVGRILGVETQLHQGECDPLQDPLLIKNQLDLAFICGLPLIQYCQVVPNQLQVLVAPVMKATRYQNQPIYFSDVIVNAASGLTKFEDLALKSFCYNDLGSNSGYNLVCDRLIQSEHSKNFFSQAIQSGSHQRSIEWVVNRRVDCAAIDSVVLEQEIRHFPELSHQLRVVQVLGPSPIPPLVVAQHLGASLIEQLQLALLQPDAELQAVMEEVGVQRFAVVELEEYKVLAENFSSRTREFL; from the coding sequence GTGGAAGACTGTCACTCGCAAATAGCAGAATTGAATAAGTTACGAGCCATCTCATATTTAGCTCCTAACTTATTCCATTTTTATAACGCAGTTGTGGCTTATGTGGGTCGTATTTTAGGTGTTGAAACTCAACTTCACCAAGGTGAATGCGATCCACTACAAGACCCCCTGCTGATAAAAAACCAATTAGACCTGGCATTTATCTGTGGATTGCCTCTCATTCAGTATTGTCAGGTTGTACCTAATCAGTTGCAGGTATTGGTTGCTCCTGTCATGAAAGCAACGCGCTATCAAAACCAACCAATCTACTTCTCAGATGTTATTGTCAATGCTGCTAGTGGTTTGACAAAGTTTGAAGATTTAGCTCTTAAAAGTTTTTGCTACAACGATTTAGGTTCTAATAGCGGTTACAATTTGGTGTGCGATCGCTTAATTCAAAGCGAGCATTCCAAAAACTTTTTCAGTCAAGCAATACAATCTGGTTCTCACCAACGTTCCATTGAATGGGTAGTGAATCGGCGAGTAGATTGTGCGGCTATTGATAGTGTTGTGTTAGAGCAGGAAATTCGACACTTTCCAGAATTGTCTCATCAATTGCGGGTGGTACAGGTGCTTGGGCCATCTCCCATACCACCTCTAGTAGTTGCTCAGCACCTTGGTGCATCTTTGATTGAGCAACTTCAATTGGCTTTACTTCAGCCAGATGCAGAACTGCAAGCTGTTATGGAAGAAGTGGGAGTTCAGCGTTTTGCGGTTGTGGAGTTAGAGGAATATAAAGTACTCGCAGAAAACTTTTCATCTCGTACAAGAGAATTTCTATAA
- a CDS encoding VWA domain-containing protein: protein MTLGIDNLQIGRTGIGNSAHPFDEIFQHLDRAKGLRYPIVLTDGVWSDQVKAIRAAKRCHQAGIEIIAVGFGEADSNFLRQISSSENLNFFTNLRDLGETFSWIAQELTEGDGHIDPATVKQRQKRLKLWG, encoded by the coding sequence ATTACACTTGGCATTGATAATTTACAGATTGGTCGCACTGGCATCGGAAACTCTGCTCATCCGTTTGATGAAATTTTCCAACACTTAGATCGAGCAAAAGGTTTACGCTATCCAATAGTGCTGACTGACGGCGTGTGGAGCGATCAAGTAAAAGCCATACGCGCTGCTAAGCGTTGCCATCAAGCTGGTATTGAGATTATTGCTGTCGGGTTTGGTGAAGCAGATAGCAATTTTTTGCGGCAGATTTCTTCTAGTGAAAACTTAAACTTCTTCACAAACCTCAGGGATTTAGGTGAAACTTTTAGTTGGATTGCTCAAGAACTAACAGAAGGCGATGGTCATATCGATCCTGCAACAGTGAAGCAACGCCAGAAACGATTGAAGCTATGGGGTTAG
- a CDS encoding ABC transporter permease produces MKNIGNKLLPLIGVLLLFVLWWLVAKSGWINPVLLPTPIDTLGELFKATFSGTLMQDFIATVMRTFQAFLIAAIIGVPLGVVLGSSEPVYRSFEFLIDFFRSTPASALIPMFILFFGIGEFNKVAIAAFSALLIIVFNSAYGVIHATKNRILAAKVMGANRFKIFKDVLFWESLPQTFIGLRSGISLALVIAIVAEMFIGTETGLGKRIIDAQQVLNVKDMYASILITGILGYALNAVFLLIEKRFIHWSGR; encoded by the coding sequence ATGAAGAATATCGGTAACAAACTGTTGCCTCTGATTGGTGTTTTGTTGCTGTTTGTGCTGTGGTGGTTAGTGGCTAAGTCAGGATGGATTAATCCGGTTTTGCTACCCACTCCGATTGATACTTTGGGTGAACTGTTTAAAGCAACGTTTAGCGGTACTCTGATGCAAGATTTCATCGCTACCGTGATGCGAACCTTCCAAGCATTTCTCATTGCGGCTATCATAGGCGTTCCTTTAGGGGTCGTGTTGGGAAGTTCAGAACCTGTCTATCGCAGCTTTGAGTTTTTGATTGACTTTTTTCGTTCCACGCCTGCGAGTGCTTTGATTCCAATGTTCATCCTTTTTTTCGGAATCGGTGAATTTAATAAAGTTGCGATCGCAGCGTTTAGTGCTCTACTGATTATCGTGTTCAACAGCGCCTATGGCGTTATCCATGCTACAAAGAACAGGATTTTAGCTGCGAAGGTGATGGGTGCTAATCGATTTAAGATTTTTAAAGATGTCTTGTTTTGGGAAAGTCTGCCTCAGACGTTTATTGGATTACGCAGCGGTATCAGTCTCGCTTTGGTGATTGCGATCGTGGCAGAAATGTTTATTGGTACCGAAACGGGACTGGGTAAGCGTATTATTGATGCTCAACAAGTCCTGAATGTCAAGGATATGTATGCTTCTATTTTGATTACTGGCATTCTGGGGTATGCCTTAAATGCAGTGTTCTTGCTAATTGAGAAACGATTTATTCATTGGAGTGGTAGGTAA
- a CDS encoding ABC transporter ATP-binding protein, giving the protein MPNDILDNPKVNPMDTGANISIKGLCKSFAGQVLYENFNLDLPKGYFISIFGPNGCGKSTLINMMSGLVPFDKGQILINDKPIRRARIGYVFQNYRDSLFPWLSALDNIAYPLKVKGMSERESKQRVEKLISAFDIKLDLKRYPYSFSGGQQQLISILRALVAEPEVLFLDEPFSALDFETTLYVREKLQEIFMESSLTMVMVVHNLEEAVYLADMILLLSKRPTSLVEMVHYKASRPRSPEILSEPEFIRVSSHCLDVFREEMRK; this is encoded by the coding sequence ATGCCTAATGATATACTTGACAATCCAAAGGTGAATCCTATGGATACAGGGGCAAATATCAGTATCAAAGGCTTGTGTAAGTCTTTTGCAGGTCAAGTTCTGTATGAAAATTTTAATTTAGATTTACCAAAGGGATATTTCATCTCCATCTTTGGTCCCAACGGATGTGGCAAATCTACTCTAATTAATATGATGAGTGGATTAGTGCCATTTGACAAAGGTCAGATATTAATTAATGATAAACCGATTCGTCGGGCGCGAATTGGTTATGTATTTCAGAATTATCGAGATTCACTATTTCCCTGGTTAAGTGCATTGGATAATATTGCTTATCCTCTCAAAGTAAAAGGGATGTCGGAACGGGAGAGTAAACAGCGAGTCGAAAAGTTAATAAGTGCTTTTGATATTAAATTAGATTTGAAACGCTATCCCTACAGTTTTTCAGGTGGACAACAACAACTCATCTCAATTTTACGAGCACTAGTCGCCGAACCAGAGGTTTTGTTTCTTGATGAACCGTTCTCCGCACTGGACTTTGAAACAACTCTCTACGTTCGGGAAAAGTTACAAGAAATTTTTATGGAATCTTCACTTACAATGGTGATGGTGGTTCACAATCTGGAAGAAGCAGTCTATCTGGCAGATATGATTCTGCTATTAAGTAAGCGCCCTACCTCTTTGGTTGAGATGGTTCATTATAAAGCTTCACGTCCGCGATCGCCAGAAATTTTATCCGAACCAGAGTTTATTCGTGTTAGCAGCCATTGTCTAGACGTGTTTCGTGAAGAAATGCGGAAATGA
- a CDS encoding ABC transporter substrate-binding protein: MKVHRRIILQMGAGAVLASVIHGCNQKTSNQLVTKSPSSTEKTGIAPKIIIGHWPVSASLAFYLALEKGYFKQAGLDVDANKFPGAQQVVEGLIAGRVQGSAAIGSSNLALGEILQPGLFKIIASNPSNIQSVVDEIIVAKDSRIKTIDDLKGKKFGTGPGPQNQALAKGILEKIGIDNPQVIQLETKQHIPAIASGQIDAVFTLEPTGTIGQLKEVTRILERGVIAKYILGNSSVPWFGGSSTLSTQFIQENPEATKKYIQVYRRAIQNIRDNPNEARKYLAGYTPIEGELAKAVPIPAYKMYDEFTDSDLKYFQKFFDYMYEKQVFSKKVDITSLIYKDA, translated from the coding sequence ATGAAAGTTCATAGACGTATTATCCTTCAAATGGGTGCAGGTGCCGTTCTTGCATCTGTAATTCATGGATGCAATCAGAAAACGTCAAACCAACTAGTTACGAAGTCGCCATCTTCAACAGAAAAAACAGGAATTGCTCCCAAAATTATTATTGGTCACTGGCCTGTATCAGCAAGTTTAGCGTTCTATTTAGCTCTAGAAAAGGGATATTTTAAACAAGCCGGATTAGATGTAGACGCCAACAAATTCCCTGGAGCACAGCAGGTTGTTGAAGGGCTAATTGCTGGACGAGTTCAAGGTTCGGCGGCTATTGGATCGAGTAATCTAGCTTTGGGAGAAATTTTACAACCTGGTTTATTTAAAATCATTGCATCCAATCCCAGCAATATTCAGAGCGTAGTGGATGAAATTATTGTGGCTAAGGATAGTCGTATTAAAACAATTGACGATTTAAAAGGAAAAAAATTCGGTACGGGTCCCGGTCCTCAAAATCAGGCGTTAGCCAAAGGAATTTTAGAAAAAATCGGTATTGACAATCCTCAAGTCATTCAATTGGAAACAAAGCAACACATTCCAGCGATTGCTTCAGGTCAAATTGATGCTGTCTTTACCTTAGAGCCTACTGGAACGATTGGTCAACTTAAAGAAGTTACAAGGATACTCGAAAGAGGAGTTATTGCTAAATACATTCTGGGAAACTCCAGTGTTCCTTGGTTTGGTGGTTCATCGACCCTGAGTACTCAATTTATTCAAGAAAATCCAGAAGCCACGAAGAAATATATACAAGTTTATCGCCGCGCTATTCAAAATATTCGTGACAATCCAAATGAAGCACGCAAATATTTGGCTGGTTACACTCCCATTGAGGGAGAATTAGCTAAAGCAGTTCCCATACCCGCCTACAAAATGTATGATGAATTTACAGATTCAGACCTGAAGTACTTTCAAAAATTTTTCGATTATATGTATGAAAAACAAGTCTTTTCTAAAAAAGTAGACATAACCTCTTTAATCTATAAGGATGCCTAA